The nucleotide window AGACGCAGTGGTGGTTTCAAGAGTGGGTGGATCCGATGGGTGTGAACTCCGAATATTCAGGTGTTTATGCGGACCAGCGACCGTATCCCGTAACCGGACAGTGGGATCGGTATTCTTTTCAGGTGGGCAATATCCTGTTCCTGTGTATGGGTGACCGCAATGACGGTGGGCCGCCTGTGGGACGCGGAAAAAGGGGCGGTTATCCCGCAGGCGCAGTCACGCAGGAGACATTTGAATGGTGGCGCGATATGGTGCTTTCTCATCGGGATAAAATTATCATTTCCGCACATCACCACATGTTAAAAGAGACGACGGTTGCTTCGTTCGATTGGGTGGGGGTAGATGAGGGCTATCACGGTCGTTTTGACGATGGCGCGCCTATTGGGGCGTCGTATCTCTACTGGGTGGGTGGCAAACCAGATAGCGGACAATTTGAAGGTTTTCTGGCAGATAATCCCGGTGTTTGTGATATCTGGCTGGGCGGGCACACGCATACAAATCCCGAAGATACGACGGGCGGGCGTTCGCATGTGGAACAGAAGTGGGGCGCGACATTTATTAACGTCGCTGCGATTTCAAAATTTCACGGGCAAAAGAACGTGCCGATGAGTCGGATTTTGACCTTTACCGAAGGGTGTGACCAGGTAGATGTAAAATGCTATTTGCATTCCGACCATTTTGCACCTCAGGGATGGTACGAACCTGCACGGCGAACCGTGCCTCTGAAGATACCCTTTTCTTTTTAGGTACTCGACCATGCCCGATCCTCTGCTCATTCTGACAGCCACGGCTTATGAGCAACAGCGTTTGCGCGATAACCTTCAACAGGCGACAATACAGCGCAGGGGACATCGCGTCTGGGTTCGCGGTGTAATTGGCATCAAGCCCGTTGTCCTTGTTGAAACGGGTATTGGCGCGGTCAATACGGCGCAGGCACTCACTGTTGCACTCCAGGAAATTGATCCCGAACTCGTCTTGCAAATCGGCATTGGTGGTGCTTATCTCGGCAGTGGCCTGGACAAGGGCGATCTCGCACTTGCGACCGAAGAAAATTATGGCGATTTAGGCGTCATTACACCTGCTGGCTGGTTTCCTGCCGATGAGATCGGTATTCCCGTCCTATCGACCAATCGCGATTATTACAATACATATCCTCTCGATCCCGCGCTTGTCGCCAGGGCACAACACATACTCGAACAATCGGGGGAATGCGTTGTGCAAGGTCCTTTTGTTACGGTGCAACAATGTACGGGGCGCGAAGATATTGGGAATGAATTGGCAGGGCGTTTCAGTGCGATATGCGAAAATATGGAGGGCGCAGCCGCGGCGCATGTCTGCACGCTTTATGCGGTTCCATTTCTCGAATTGCGCGCTATTAGTAACCGCGTGGAAGACCGCAATAAAGGTGCTTGGGATATTCCACGCGCTGTTCAGCGTGCACAAATTTCAGCGCGAAAATTCGTCGAAGTGCTATGACGCGAGGTTCACAATGTCCCATATTTCTCTCGGTTATTCCCCGTGTCCCAATGACACGTATATTTTCTACGGTCTGGTCCACGGAAAAATTGACGGCGCGCCCAGATGCCGCGAGGTTCTCGAAGATATCGAGACCCTGAATCGCATGGCTATGGCAGGTAAATTGGATATGACCAAAATATCATTCCACGCGCTTGCATTTATGCGCGATCGCTATTGCCTGCTGCATTCGGGGGGGGCATTGGGGCGCGGATGTGGCCCGCTCGTTATTGCGTCTGATGCCCTTGATCCGCGCAATCTGTTGGGCAAACGCATCGCTATTCCAGGGAAGCTCACTACGGCCGCGCTCTTGCTGCGTCTCTTTAATCCCGGGCTTGACAATCTCGTCG belongs to Gemmatimonadota bacterium and includes:
- the mqnB gene encoding futalosine hydrolase; the protein is MPDPLLILTATAYEQQRLRDNLQQATIQRRGHRVWVRGVIGIKPVVLVETGIGAVNTAQALTVALQEIDPELVLQIGIGGAYLGSGLDKGDLALATEENYGDLGVITPAGWFPADEIGIPVLSTNRDYYNTYPLDPALVARAQHILEQSGECVVQGPFVTVQQCTGREDIGNELAGRFSAICENMEGAAAAHVCTLYAVPFLELRAISNRVEDRNKGAWDIPRAVQRAQISARKFVEVL